One genomic segment of Sphingobium herbicidovorans includes these proteins:
- the tnpB gene encoding IS66 family insertion sequence element accessory protein TnpB (TnpB, as the term is used for proteins encoded by IS66 family insertion elements, is considered an accessory protein, since TnpC, encoded by a neighboring gene, is a DDE family transposase.) produces MVATRPVDFRKGPDAMAALVSANYGGGAFSGVIYVFRAKRADRIKLIWWDGIGLCLMAKRLEQGGFKWPSIQDGVMRLFAAQLGALLEGLDWRRVHGGRRPQAPQIAG; encoded by the coding sequence ATGGTAGCGACCCGCCCTGTGGATTTTCGCAAAGGGCCGGACGCCATGGCGGCGCTGGTGAGCGCAAACTATGGCGGTGGTGCATTTTCTGGCGTGATCTACGTCTTTCGAGCCAAGCGCGCCGATCGGATCAAGTTGATATGGTGGGATGGGATCGGGCTATGCCTGATGGCTAAGCGTCTGGAACAAGGCGGCTTCAAGTGGCCCAGTATTCAGGATGGCGTGATGCGTCTTTTTGCCGCTCAGTTGGGTGCGCTTCTGGAGGGATTGGACTGGCGCCGAGTTCATGGCGGCCGTCGACCACAAGCTCCGCAGATTGCCGGTTGA
- a CDS encoding AMP-binding protein — translation MPVTADWQPYTTLSALLAYQAACQPDAIALSDRERALTYAALDASVLEVARGLVFEGIGAEDRIGYIGRNSLAYFELLFAAARIGAVMVPVGWQLSPREVAAIVTDAGLRLMFAEADVPKSALLDPAIVRSIGVHGDPLNHWRHGGSSVPQRSDDERDVVVQIYTSGTTGEPKGVMLTHRNLLRQRFLDKQAGLPWACWKGDDASLISMPVAHISGTGWALYGLSYGAHGIIERDFNPADILAIVEKECVTRMFVVPAALDMLTQEQAARPRAIGLRCISYGGAPIGQRLLQEVRAHFACDLVQLYGLTESTGAALALWPHDHHSADPAVLRSAGVALPDVEVRVADFASGALEPHGVGEVMLRGSGVMAGYWQRQAETADAIDADGWLKTGDIGELKDDGRLIILDRRKDMIITGGENVYPGEVEAAILEHPAVRECAVVGHPDARWGEAVVAYLVLDDDATVAFDAELLQEGLRERLARYKCPKQVIVTHALPRNATGKVLRRILRDAAATAGAQDAYCVRNGG, via the coding sequence ATGCCCGTGACGGCCGACTGGCAGCCTTATACAACGCTGAGCGCACTGCTGGCCTATCAGGCCGCCTGCCAGCCTGACGCAATCGCGCTTAGCGACCGGGAGCGCGCGCTTACCTATGCAGCGCTGGATGCGTCGGTGCTGGAAGTGGCTCGGGGTCTGGTGTTCGAGGGCATCGGTGCTGAGGACCGAATTGGCTATATCGGACGGAACAGCCTCGCCTATTTTGAGCTGCTCTTCGCCGCGGCGAGAATAGGGGCGGTGATGGTTCCCGTGGGATGGCAGCTTTCCCCGCGCGAAGTTGCCGCCATCGTCACCGACGCCGGTCTGCGCCTGATGTTCGCAGAAGCCGACGTGCCTAAGTCCGCGCTGCTCGACCCGGCGATCGTACGGTCGATCGGCGTTCATGGCGATCCCCTCAACCATTGGCGACACGGTGGATCGTCAGTCCCACAGCGCTCGGACGACGAGCGGGACGTCGTTGTGCAGATCTATACGTCAGGAACGACGGGGGAGCCCAAGGGAGTCATGCTGACTCACCGCAACCTGCTTCGCCAGCGATTTCTGGACAAGCAGGCTGGCCTACCATGGGCTTGTTGGAAGGGTGACGACGCTAGTCTGATCTCGATGCCGGTCGCGCATATCAGCGGAACGGGCTGGGCGTTGTATGGCCTGAGTTATGGCGCGCACGGCATCATAGAGCGCGATTTCAACCCGGCCGATATCTTGGCGATCGTCGAAAAGGAATGCGTGACGAGGATGTTCGTCGTGCCGGCCGCGCTCGACATGCTGACTCAGGAACAGGCAGCCAGACCGCGCGCGATCGGTCTTCGCTGCATCAGCTATGGCGGCGCGCCGATCGGGCAGCGTTTGCTGCAGGAAGTGCGCGCCCATTTCGCTTGCGATCTGGTCCAACTCTATGGATTGACGGAAAGTACCGGCGCCGCCTTGGCGCTGTGGCCGCACGACCATCATTCCGCTGATCCGGCCGTCCTGCGTTCGGCGGGAGTCGCACTGCCCGATGTGGAAGTGCGCGTCGCCGACTTCGCCAGCGGGGCGCTTGAACCCCACGGCGTGGGCGAAGTGATGCTGCGCGGCTCCGGCGTAATGGCAGGTTATTGGCAGCGTCAGGCCGAGACTGCGGACGCGATCGACGCTGACGGGTGGTTGAAGACGGGCGACATCGGCGAGCTCAAGGACGACGGAAGGCTAATCATATTGGATCGCCGCAAGGACATGATCATAACGGGTGGCGAGAATGTTTATCCCGGTGAGGTCGAGGCCGCGATACTCGAGCATCCAGCAGTCAGGGAGTGCGCGGTGGTTGGTCACCCGGACGCGCGGTGGGGGGAGGCGGTCGTCGCTTATCTGGTGCTGGACGATGATGCGACCGTCGCGTTCGATGCCGAACTGCTGCAGGAGGGACTGCGCGAGCGGCTGGCCCGCTACAAATGCCCCAAGCAGGTAATCGTCACCCACGCATTGCCGCGAAATGCCACCGGCAAGGTGCTTCGGCGCATCCTTCGCGATGCGGCTGCCACCGCCGGTGCGCAGGATGCATATTGCGTGCGCAATGGCGGCTAA
- a CDS encoding AraC family transcriptional regulator, with translation METTTQIAASVDELRPLIEQRYYRGDTYGSGTPDARFTLRSVQAGLLPVTQFAGGHLGLRRTWNHIRENPSDVYVIWFPIEGAITVTQDLAHDTKVESGECMISCGDRPFHVRTISADAANINQIHVIVPSHIIRSRLPNVDRLCGRGFSGRSGAIKLGAELYRLMLCEAQDISMGSLSNLSLAALDAVCDGMRFVTVDQPTQIDNNKMHLERTLRFIDQHLSTQGLTAERVAKGCGMSRRYLHYLLSNNGISFGNYLWEARLQQACQWLSDPEFRHFNIVDIAYMCGFRSASHFSNAYRARFGVSPRDARMDAEVPVRLNS, from the coding sequence ATGGAAACGACGACGCAAATTGCCGCCTCCGTCGACGAACTGAGGCCATTGATCGAGCAGCGTTATTACCGGGGTGACACCTATGGAAGCGGCACGCCCGACGCGCGCTTCACACTGAGGTCGGTGCAGGCGGGTCTGCTGCCGGTGACCCAGTTTGCGGGCGGGCACTTGGGCCTGCGCCGCACCTGGAACCATATCCGTGAAAATCCGAGTGATGTCTACGTTATATGGTTCCCGATCGAGGGCGCAATCACCGTCACGCAGGATCTCGCTCATGATACAAAGGTCGAGAGCGGCGAGTGCATGATCAGTTGTGGCGACAGACCGTTCCACGTGCGCACGATCTCAGCCGATGCTGCCAACATCAATCAAATCCACGTGATCGTACCGTCACACATCATTCGCTCCCGCCTGCCCAATGTCGACAGGCTGTGTGGGCGTGGCTTTTCCGGTCGATCCGGCGCTATCAAGCTCGGGGCGGAACTATACAGGCTGATGCTGTGCGAAGCGCAGGACATATCGATGGGCAGCTTGTCCAATCTCAGCCTAGCCGCCTTGGACGCGGTTTGCGACGGCATGCGCTTTGTAACGGTCGACCAACCGACTCAGATCGACAACAATAAAATGCATCTGGAGCGGACGCTGCGTTTCATTGACCAGCATCTATCCACGCAAGGGCTGACCGCCGAGAGGGTCGCTAAAGGTTGCGGCATGTCACGCCGCTACCTGCATTATCTGCTGAGTAACAACGGTATTAGCTTCGGCAACTATCTGTGGGAAGCACGGCTGCAGCAGGCGTGCCAATGGCTTAGCGATCCTGAATTTCGGCACTTCAACATAGTCGACATTGCATATATGTGCGGGTTCCGCAGTGCTTCGCATTTTAGTAATGCGTATCGCGCACGTTTTGGCGTTTCTCCTCGAGATGCCCGGATGGACGCTGAGGTGCCGGTTCGACTAAACTCGTAG
- a CDS encoding transposase, whose product MTMPCDDAGTSKVQPFEVFTGAGQRRDWLPESKAAIIAESYSKQETVCAVARRHGLSPSQLFTWRRRRPTALRCQSSP is encoded by the coding sequence ATGACGATGCCATGTGACGATGCTGGCACTAGCAAGGTTCAGCCGTTCGAGGTTTTCACCGGCGCAGGCCAGCGGCGGGACTGGCTGCCAGAATCGAAGGCCGCTATCATCGCGGAGAGCTATTCCAAGCAGGAGACGGTCTGCGCCGTTGCCCGTCGGCACGGCCTTAGCCCATCGCAGCTGTTCACCTGGCGGCGGCGTAGGCCCACGGCGTTGCGCTGCCAGTCGTCCCCATGA
- a CDS encoding SDR family NAD(P)-dependent oxidoreductase translates to MAAKRKTALVVGGSGVLGQAICLKLASHGMDVAFTYHSNQAVAANLIARLEALEAAAVAERIALTDPAAVTEFIDGIAARFGALDSFVYAAGPSFDYDLIAKIEPAEWARVMQQDLIGGFNAIHAALPRIREARGTIVAVLTAGVSRSPPRDILSVAPKAGLQALVRGIAVEEGRNGVRANCVAPGFVGGGLGKMILDKIGEERARAIIEAIPMKRRGTADEMATAVHYLSSDQSSYVTGNTLYVSGGLEL, encoded by the coding sequence ATGGCGGCTAAACGTAAAACGGCGCTGGTGGTTGGTGGTTCGGGCGTGCTCGGCCAAGCCATATGCCTGAAGCTTGCGTCCCATGGCATGGACGTGGCGTTCACTTATCATAGCAATCAAGCGGTAGCCGCAAATCTGATCGCGCGGCTTGAAGCGCTCGAAGCGGCGGCCGTGGCGGAACGGATCGCACTGACTGACCCTGCGGCAGTCACCGAGTTCATCGATGGCATCGCGGCGCGATTCGGTGCGCTGGACAGCTTTGTCTACGCCGCCGGGCCGAGCTTCGATTACGATCTGATCGCCAAGATCGAACCGGCGGAATGGGCGCGGGTCATGCAGCAGGATTTGATCGGCGGCTTCAATGCCATTCACGCCGCATTGCCAAGGATCAGGGAAGCGCGCGGCACGATCGTCGCCGTGCTGACGGCAGGCGTCAGTCGGTCGCCGCCGCGCGATATCCTCTCCGTCGCGCCCAAGGCGGGATTGCAGGCGCTAGTGCGCGGGATCGCGGTGGAAGAGGGGCGCAACGGCGTGCGCGCGAATTGCGTGGCCCCCGGTTTCGTTGGGGGTGGCCTGGGCAAGATGATCCTTGACAAGATCGGGGAAGAACGCGCACGCGCCATTATCGAAGCAATTCCGATGAAGCGCCGGGGAACAGCGGATGAAATGGCCACGGCGGTTCATTATCTATCTTCTGATCAGTCCAGTTACGTTACAGGGAACACGCTTTATGTTTCTGGAGGGCTGGAACTTTGA
- a CDS encoding SDR family NAD(P)-dependent oxidoreductase, whose protein sequence is MRELNKVVIVTGGANGIGEATVRLLATSGAKVVITDVDAEGGEQLAGDLGDAAVFCRHDVGEEADWKTVVSLAENRFGRIDGMVNNAGIFIGANIADLDIEAAAKVIRINQIGHLIGMKHVVPAMRRAGGGSIVNVGSESGARAMPGMIVYAGTKSAVAGQTRTASAELASEGIRVNMVMPGPILTPMMRAFGGDKVQEVANLIPIGRLGTPADIATMIAFLLSDDAGFVTGAEIAVDGGRIAAPIVFG, encoded by the coding sequence ATGAGAGAGCTGAACAAGGTTGTCATTGTCACCGGTGGTGCCAATGGAATCGGCGAGGCGACGGTTCGTCTGCTTGCAACGTCTGGCGCGAAGGTCGTCATTACGGACGTGGATGCCGAGGGCGGCGAGCAGCTTGCGGGCGACCTTGGCGATGCGGCAGTCTTCTGCCGTCATGACGTGGGCGAGGAGGCCGACTGGAAGACGGTCGTCAGCCTGGCCGAAAATCGCTTCGGGCGGATAGATGGCATGGTCAACAATGCCGGCATCTTCATCGGAGCCAATATCGCGGATCTCGACATCGAAGCCGCGGCCAAAGTGATCCGCATCAACCAGATCGGCCATCTTATCGGAATGAAGCATGTAGTTCCCGCGATGCGCCGGGCCGGCGGAGGATCGATCGTGAACGTCGGATCAGAATCCGGCGCCCGCGCGATGCCCGGAATGATCGTCTATGCCGGGACTAAGTCAGCGGTCGCCGGCCAAACGCGCACGGCATCGGCCGAGTTGGCCAGCGAGGGGATACGGGTAAATATGGTCATGCCCGGACCGATTCTTACGCCGATGATGAGAGCCTTTGGTGGCGACAAGGTGCAGGAAGTCGCCAACCTCATTCCCATTGGGCGGCTGGGTACGCCAGCAGACATCGCAACGATGATCGCTTTCCTGTTATCGGACGATGCTGGCTTCGTGACGGGAGCAGAGATTGCGGTAGATGGCGGACGTATCGCAGCGCCGATCGTGTTTGGCTAG
- a CDS encoding VOC family protein codes for MMTKTDIVQLAYLVKPGGMNSALDFWINVLGAGPFFRGVFPLQDEIHKGKPTNLEMIVALGYHGDVQIELIEPTNDAQGPYNDFLATHPTPPVGGSYHHIMLGGEESYDALVKRLIDGGAKIAYQARNSMGHRFCYLESDDILAPYIEALDAPQWWPEFSDRMRKARSEWRGERPVRDFGELFGDDSAQISRDHTSVLQID; via the coding sequence ATGATGACAAAGACCGATATTGTTCAGTTAGCTTACCTTGTTAAGCCCGGCGGGATGAATTCCGCCCTGGATTTCTGGATCAACGTGTTGGGTGCGGGGCCTTTCTTTCGTGGCGTGTTCCCTCTGCAGGACGAGATCCACAAGGGTAAGCCGACCAATCTGGAGATGATTGTCGCTTTGGGCTATCACGGCGACGTGCAGATCGAATTGATCGAACCGACCAATGATGCTCAGGGACCATACAATGATTTCCTTGCCACCCATCCGACGCCGCCGGTAGGCGGGAGCTACCATCACATCATGCTGGGCGGGGAGGAGTCCTACGACGCATTGGTGAAGCGGCTGATCGACGGCGGCGCTAAGATCGCATACCAAGCGCGCAACAGCATGGGGCACCGCTTCTGCTATCTTGAATCGGATGACATCTTAGCGCCTTACATAGAAGCACTAGATGCTCCGCAGTGGTGGCCCGAGTTCAGCGATCGCATGCGGAAGGCGCGCTCCGAATGGCGGGGTGAACGGCCAGTGCGCGATTTTGGCGAGCTGTTCGGCGATGATTCCGCTCAGATTAGCCGAGATCACACCTCGGTGCTGCAAATTGATTGA
- a CDS encoding NtaA/DmoA family FMN-dependent monooxygenase (This protein belongs to a clade of FMN-dependent monooxygenases, within a broader family of flavin-dependent oxidoreductases, the luciferase-like monooxygenase (LMM) family, some of whose members use coenzyme F420 rather than FMN.), whose protein sequence is MFSTFCPGAGPPSHWHHPKAINFDYTNLSHWIELARKIEEAKFDCFFWADFNGVHDTYKNSTAPAIELALQFPVADPVTLTAALVSVTQNLGFVFSANVIQTHPTEFSRRVSTLDHLSNGRIGWNIVASFQKSAWQNLGYDDVEPHAVRYRRAEEYVNVLYKLVEGSWEDGAVVRDVATGIFGDPSKVHPIGHKGEFYRVPGIHGVEPSPQRVPVLFQAGSSSNGRDFSARHSEAIFFVGNGDNPLPTFANFRRDMVQRLKGFGRKPTDLQFFVGRNYVIGSTEEEARRKDRELQQFLRDTEYVTAYMSSIMGVDFSQVDMDKPFGDFQSDAIQGLFRQVAESYPDKQGTFRDVAMVLALNRFVGTPDQAADEVETFLDAGVDGINYQQMTGTHEVYGFIDHVCPVLKKRGLMQSEYAPGTFREKLFAGTESESGPLLNERHPAAQFRARKDAEARTGAALAESTG, encoded by the coding sequence ATGTTTTCGACCTTTTGCCCGGGGGCAGGACCTCCGAGCCATTGGCATCACCCGAAGGCGATCAATTTCGATTACACGAACCTCTCGCATTGGATCGAGCTCGCCCGAAAGATCGAGGAAGCCAAGTTCGATTGTTTCTTCTGGGCCGATTTCAACGGTGTCCACGATACCTACAAGAATTCGACGGCTCCGGCTATCGAGCTTGCACTCCAGTTTCCTGTTGCCGATCCCGTCACGTTGACCGCCGCTCTGGTGTCGGTCACCCAGAACCTCGGGTTCGTATTCAGCGCCAACGTCATCCAGACTCACCCTACGGAATTCAGCCGCAGAGTGAGCACCCTCGATCATCTATCGAATGGCCGGATTGGCTGGAACATCGTGGCCTCGTTCCAGAAATCGGCATGGCAGAACCTGGGCTATGACGATGTAGAGCCTCACGCAGTCCGCTATCGTCGGGCGGAAGAATACGTCAACGTGCTCTACAAGCTCGTCGAGGGCTCGTGGGAGGACGGAGCCGTGGTCCGCGACGTCGCGACGGGGATCTTCGGCGATCCGTCCAAAGTCCACCCGATTGGGCATAAGGGCGAGTTCTACAGGGTTCCGGGCATCCACGGCGTGGAGCCATCGCCACAGCGGGTGCCGGTGTTGTTTCAGGCCGGCTCGTCCAGTAACGGTCGCGACTTCTCCGCGCGCCACTCCGAAGCCATCTTCTTCGTCGGCAACGGCGACAATCCCCTGCCCACATTCGCCAATTTTCGCCGCGACATGGTTCAGCGGCTTAAAGGTTTTGGGCGCAAGCCGACTGACCTGCAGTTCTTCGTCGGGCGGAACTACGTCATCGGATCGACTGAGGAAGAAGCCCGCCGCAAGGATCGCGAGCTTCAGCAGTTTCTCAGAGATACCGAATACGTCACTGCCTACATGAGCTCAATCATGGGCGTGGATTTCAGCCAAGTGGACATGGACAAGCCGTTCGGTGATTTCCAGAGCGATGCGATCCAGGGCCTGTTCCGGCAAGTTGCGGAGAGCTATCCGGACAAGCAGGGAACCTTCCGCGATGTGGCCATGGTGCTTGCGCTAAACCGGTTCGTCGGTACTCCCGACCAGGCGGCGGACGAAGTTGAAACATTTCTCGACGCGGGTGTTGATGGTATAAATTACCAGCAGATGACCGGCACGCACGAAGTTTACGGCTTCATAGACCATGTTTGCCCGGTTCTAAAGAAACGTGGACTTATGCAATCAGAGTATGCTCCTGGGACATTCCGTGAAAAGCTGTTCGCCGGAACGGAGAGCGAGTCGGGTCCCCTTTTGAATGAGCGACACCCTGCGGCGCAGTTCCGTGCCCGTAAGGACGCCGAGGCACGCACCGGTGCGGCGTTGGCGGAGAGCACGGGCTAA
- a CDS encoding VOC family protein: protein MNELVNSRGAGLPIVQVAWVVDDLERAMSQWLKRGVGPFFTLDVDLPNVLYRGQPSSLIMSLAMAQAGPVQIELIQQIGEEPSVYTEGATCGAAGFHHLCRALGAYDETVATLRDEGIVIVTEARFGENGPRFCYADTRDTLGCYLEIADDSEVGRRMYAIVDDVGKTWNGQDPIRRLEPLLA from the coding sequence ATGAACGAGCTTGTAAACAGTCGAGGTGCGGGCCTTCCGATCGTCCAAGTGGCCTGGGTGGTGGACGATCTCGAGCGGGCAATGTCGCAGTGGTTGAAACGTGGCGTAGGTCCGTTCTTCACTCTTGATGTCGACTTGCCGAATGTTTTGTACCGCGGTCAGCCGAGTTCCCTCATTATGTCGCTCGCCATGGCTCAGGCCGGCCCCGTCCAGATCGAGCTCATCCAGCAGATCGGTGAAGAACCTTCAGTCTACACCGAAGGGGCCACTTGCGGAGCCGCAGGCTTTCACCATCTTTGTCGGGCGCTCGGCGCTTATGACGAGACCGTTGCAACACTGAGAGACGAAGGCATCGTCATCGTTACGGAGGCACGATTTGGTGAAAACGGACCTCGGTTCTGCTACGCAGATACGCGGGATACCCTCGGATGTTATCTGGAGATTGCTGACGATTCCGAAGTCGGCCGGAGGATGTACGCAATTGTCGATGACGTTGGCAAAACGTGGAACGGACAAGATCCGATCCGGCGACTCGAGCCCCTACTCGCCTGA